The Pseudocalidococcus azoricus BACA0444 genomic interval TCCCCACTCCCGGAGGAGGAGGATAAACAGACTGTAAAGCAGGCCCAGACTTAACCCACTCACGGGGCCAACCTCACCCCAAATTAGATAGAAGGGAATTGCCCAAGGGAGCCAGAGGGCCAACAATGTCAACAAAAACATACCCACCCGGGCCGCGGCTGGGAGGCGGGCCAATGGTTGGGGCCGGGCCTGGGAATACTTATTCGTCCGGTTCAATGGTACTTGTCAATCCAGCCATTTTCAGAGCTTCACAATAAAACTCAGCATGTTCCAAGGCACAGGTAATCACGAGGGCCACACCATTGGTATGGGCTTCCATCATGATGTCCACGGCCTGGGGTTGGGTCAGACTGGGGACTGTTTTCAGCAGGGTTTCCACCACATGTTCCATTGAATTAAAGTCATCGTTATGGAGCAACACCCGATAACGGGGCGCAAGTTTCCGAACTGTAGATGTTTTTTCAATGGTTTGCACAGACATAATGACTGGGCCTCGCGATCCTGGCACTTTCTAATAATTTTGACGGTGACTTTAGTTTAGCCTAGCTCACTTTACAATCTGTAATATCCCCCTGCGCCAATTACTCTTGAGGCCGAGCCATGACTGCAACCACTCCTCCCCTAGCCCCAAGTATCACCCTGCCAGCGGTCGTCATTTATGATGGCAACTGTAATTTCTGTGTCACCTTTGTCAAACTGTTGGAGCAATGGGATCAGGGGCAACGCTTTGTTTATGTTCCAATGCAGGATGAAGCCACCCTAGCCCAATGGCACATCACCCCAGCAGCTTGCCAGGCCGGCATGATTTTGTTGGATCCGGCTCATCCCCAAGCCTATGTTCAAGGGAGTGCTGCGGCTGAGGAAATTACCCGTTTATTACCTGGTGGAAATGGTTTAATTGCGGCCTATCGAAATTGGGCCACCCTCAAGGGCCTGGGAGATGCAACCTACGCCACCCTCCGCGATCACCGCTATGCCTGGTTTGGGGGCCGCAGTCAGACCTATAGATCTCCCTATCCCGCCCCGGCCTGTGGGGGAAATTGCTCACCGATTACAGCCGTGTCATCTGGCCCAGATCAACCTTCACCCAGCCCAACCTCTCCCCAGCCCTTTGACGATGAACTACCGCCAGAGTAAGTAGAGCAATCCCTGTTCACCGACTAATAATTCCCGCAATAGACTAATAATCGCCACCCAAATCACCGGGCTAATATCCACACCACCAATGGGAGGAATAATTTTCCGGGTCGGGACTAAAAAAGGTTCCGTTGGTGTCGCAACCCAATTAAAGGGAAATTGTCCCAAGTTGGCCTGGGGATACCAGGTTAAAACGATGCGTAAAATAAACAACAACGTCAACAGCCCCAAGACCAGGCCCAGACCCAAGTTAATCCATTCAAGTGGCTGCATTGTCAAACCCATGCCCTAGAGTAACTTTTCTGATCTTATCCCCTTCTTATCGCCTCGGATAGTTTTCAATAGAGGGGCCTGAATCAATCGCCGAGGGGGTTCAATGGCTACTCTGCACCGTGGCCATTGTCCAGTGGAGGCCGCAAAACTGGAGAGTAAACAGCCTGCTTCTTCACCTTGCCAGTGCCTTCAGTTGGGGTCATGGTGTTCCTAAGCATCCTCCTTGAGAATGTCGGCCAAAGCCGCCTGGGCATCGGGAAACTTGAACCTAAAACCCACTGCTTGGAGCCGTTGGGGTAAAACCTGTTGTCCTTCTAGAACAACCTGGGCCGCTTCCCCTAAGAGTAACTCCAAGACAAAATCCGGCACGGGTAGCCAAGAGGGCCGCCCCATTACTTGCCCCAGAGTTTGACAAAAATCCGTCATCCGTTGCGGGGTAGGGGCCGTGGCATTGTAGATTCCTGCCATTTGCCCATCCTGAAGGGCCTGGAGCATGATGTTTACTAAATCATCTTGATGAATCCAAGAAAACCATTGTCGCCCTGAACCAATGGGGCCACCCGCAAACAGCTTGAAGGTGGGTAACATCTGCCCCAATGCCCCCCCCAGGCCCAGGACAATCCCAAAGCGTAAAATTACCAATCGGGTTCCCAATGCGCTAACTTTTGCGGCTTCCATTTCCCAGGCCTGGCAGACCGAGGCTAGAAAATCCTGGCCGGCTGGACTCGTTTCCGTGAAGGTGGCTGTTTCGCTGGTTCCGTAATAGCCAATGGCCGAGGTACTAATCAAAACTGGTGGCCGGGGATTGGCCTGGGCAATAGCTTCGACAAGTTTTGCAGTCCCGACTTGACGGCTATTGAGAATTTCTTGCTTACGGGCTGGAGTCCAACGACCTTGGGCCAAGGGTTCACCGGCTAAATTAATCACCGCATCACAACCCGCAATCGCCTGCTGCCAGGCCCCGGAGGTTTGGGGGGTATAGGCCACAACTTCCACTCGGGGAAATTGGGCTGTTGCTTTGACTGGATCCCGCGTTAACAATAAACAATCATCGCCCTGGGCCTGGAGTCGGGTGATTAGTCGGGTGCCAACGAGGCCAGTGCCGCCAGTAACTGCAATTTTCATAACATGGATGCCTGTGGTGGTGAAGAGATTACCCGCAACGGTCAAAGGAAAAGCCTTAACTGAGCTTCAACGCTGATGCCGGCACATCATCCCAAGTTTTCACGGTGCGTAAGCGGGTCAGCCAGCCAGCAGACTTTTGTTCTGGGGTCAGGTTTTCTTCAAAGGAGTGTTGACATTCCTCCCCTTGGGCCTGGTCACAGCAAGCAATACAGGCATAGAGTAACCCAGAGGGGTCTAGCTGTTCACACACCCAAATTGTTGTATCAGATAACTGCTCCATCCGGCCAATAAACTCCACAACAGCACAAGCCCAAACCTTTTTTATTGTAGGGACTGTCCTGCAAATTATGGGGTTCTGGCATAGTTCTGCACTATCCCCAAGCACAAGGTAATCCAGACCAAAATTAATCAAATAAGAATTAGTAGCAATAGTCATGATGAACTGCTATCATATTCTACGGAAAGTTACTAGGAGTAATTCGCAACTATGGACAAGTTGACCCGACGCGGCGTATTAGGGTTGGGTGCTGCGGCAACGGCATATTTAGCCCACGAACTCTATCGAGGTGGGTCAGGTTGGGATGAGGCTGATGCTGCTAATCCTCAGATTGCCCAAGCCAATCGGGTCCTCAACCTCTATTCGGCTCGCCACTACGACACGGACAAAGCCCTTTACACCGGATTTACCCAGGCGACTGGGATTCGCGTCAATGTGATTGAGGCTGAGGCGGACGCTTTAATCGAGCGGATCAGAAATGAAGGGGCCAACAGTCCGGCGGATGTGCTGATGACCGTAGATGCAGGTCGGTTGTGGCGGGCCCAAGAGCAAGGGGTGTTTCAGCCTATTCAGTCGGCGGTTTTGAATCGGGCTGTACCTGCCAATTTACGGGATCCCCAAGGCAACTGGTATGGACTATCCCGCCGGGCCCGGGTGTTGATTTACAACAAAGCTCGGGTTAAGCCCAGTCAACTCTCCACCTATGAAGCCCTTGTAAATCCCCAATGGCGAAAACAAGTTTTAACGCGATCATCTAGCAATGTTTATAGCCAATCTTTGACAGGAGCTCTCATTGCAATTCACGGTGTGCCGAAGGTTGAATCCTGGGCCAAAGGCTTAGTCGCCAACTTTGCCCGCTCTCCCCAAGGTGGTGATACAGATCAAATTCGGGCTGTTGCGGCAGGGATTGGTTCAGTGGCCATTGCTAACCATTACTATCTGGTCCGGTTAATGGAGTCGAGTAAGTCAGAGGATCGGGACGTGGCTGCCAAGGTCGGGCTGTTTTTCCCCAATCAAAAAGCTCAGGGAACCCATGTGAATATCTGCGGGGCTGGCGTTGCCAAGGGAGCACCAAACCGAGCGGCGGCAATTCGCTTTTTGGAATATCTCGTTAGCCCCAAAGCCCAGGCCATGTTTGCCCAAGGGAACTTTGAATTTCCAGTTGTCCGAGGTGTTCCGCTTTATCCTGCGGTCGCCAAGCTCGGAAATTTCAAAGCCGAAACCGTGAGTGCAGCCGTATTTGGCCGGAACAATCCTGAAGCACTGCGGTTAATGGATCGGGCTGGCTGGCGTTAGGGCCTTTCAGGGTAAAATCCCAAACTAGAACCCCTCGCATTTGGAAAATCTATGGCGGCATCAGTCCCTAGCCAATCGGTCTTGGAATCTTTAATTATCGCCCTGGAAAATGATAATAGTGGGGCTGTGGCTGATGCCCTAGGAACAGGCCTAGACCCGAATAGTGTCAATGCGGAGGGGATTCCCCTATTGGCGTTGGCCGCAGAGGTGGGCGCAGTGGAATCCGTGAAGCTACTATTAGCCGCTGGGGCAACTGTTGATCAAGGGGATGGGGATCATTGGACTCCCCTGATGGCAGCGGCCGGGGGCAATTACCTGGAGATTGTCGAACTCCTCTTGGGGGCTGGGGCTGATGTCAATGCTCAAACGAGCTTTGGATTAACCCCCCTAATGGCGGCCGCAGCTAAAGGACAATTGGCAACGACAGAGTTTCTCTTAAAAGCGGGGGCCAACCTGGGAGCGCGCGATCAAAATTCTTGGACAGCCTTGGTCTGGGCCTTGGAAGCAGGGCATACTGAAGTTGTCCAGGCCCTCAAGGCTGCCCGTGCCAAACTGGTGGGATGATTGCTGTTAACTTTCGTTTTTTCCTCATCTTGGCGTTGATTCCCCTCCTAGTTGCTGCCAAGAAGTCAGATGTCACGACCAATTGGATGGCGGTCTTTGCCGATTTGCTGTTAATGACCGGCCTGGTGGGCGTGGCTGTTGCCCTCGATCGATTGGTGTTGGGTCGGGGCTGGCAATCCCTGGAGCGGCTCCTGATTCAAAAAATTCATCCTAACCAGCGGGCCTGGCTGAAATTTGGTTCGGGGTTATTGCGCCAGGCCGGGCGAATTATTCTCTGGATTGCCTTAGTAACAACAATTATCCGTCTGAGTGTCGCCCTGCAACCCCTAGAGCAGCCCCTGGGGAATTTGGTTAGCTGGGCTGGGCTGGAAATTAGCCTGTTATTTAATCGCCCCCTCTTGGATTTGGGCCGCAATAAAATATCCCTAGGATTTTTAGTCCTACTGATTGTTCTGAGTGTGGCGGTTTTCTTTACCTCCCATTGGCTAAGCGAATGGTTTAAGCGCAGTGTTCTCCGCGGCCTGGAGGTTGAACGGGGGGCCCAAGAAACCATTACCCGGATCATTAGCTATTGCCTCACCTTAATTGGCTTGATGATTTTGCTCCAAACAGCCGGGCTGGATCTCAGTTCCCTGACGGTCGTTGCTGGGGTCTTGGGGATTGGGATTGGCTTTGGCCTCCAGAATTTAGCCAGTAATTTTGTCAGTGGCCTGGCGATTTTGATTGAACAACCAATTAAAGTTGGCGATTTTATTGAAGTTGATGGCCTATCAGGCACAGTCGAGAAGATTTCGATTCGCTCTACAGTCGTGCGCACCAATGATAGCCAATTTGTGATTGTCCCCAATAATCGTTTTATTGAACGAAATGTGATTAACTGGAGCTACCAAAGTCCCGAAAGTCGGCTCCATATTCCGGTCGGAGTTGCCTATGGGAGTAACACGGGCCAAGTTACAGAAGCTTTACTGAATGCGGCCCGGAAAGATTCCCGAATTTTGTTATATCCACCGCCCTGTGTCTGGTTTCGGGGCTTTGGTGATAACGCCTATCTGTTTGAACTGTTGGTGTGGATCAATCGCCCCCAAGACGCGGAACCGATTAGAAGTGCCTTGAATTTTTTGATTGAGCAGGAACTCCAACGCCAAGGGATCCAAATTCCTTTTCCCCAACGGGATATTTATTTACATGGACTTGAGGGTAGTTCTAAGAACTTGACCAGTGCCGTGCAAAAACTTCGCAACCAGGCCCCGGAAACCAGCCCAGCCACTCCAACCCGTCAACACCGGGAATTACGGAATATGCTCAGGAAGGTGAGTTATTTTGGCCAATGTACGGATCAGCAATTGGATTTACTCATTGAACAAGGCAAGCCTCGCACCTATCGCACTGGGACTGTCATTTTTCGCCCTGGAGATCCCAGCCATGAAATCTATTTGATCATTTCCGGCAGTGTAGAGATTCGTTCAGAACGATTAAACCAAAGTTTGGCCACCTGCCATGGGGGAGAAAGTTTTGGGGATGTCACCGTCTTAACTGGCATGGCCCGTCTATCTACTGTGATTGCGGTTGAGTCTTGTAATGTCTTTGTGATTAATTTGCAATCCTTAAAGAATCTCCTCCAAGAAGATCCCCAACTCGCCGAAAGTATTGCCAATGATTTATCAGCCCGGCAACAAGTCCTCCAAGAACTGGGGTTTATGAGTGAAGATGGAAATAATGACCGTCCTCTCCCTTCCTTTGCTTGGTTTCGTCAGCGTCTCCAGGCCCTCTTTAATGTCTAACCCTTCAGGCTCCCATTCTTATTGCCCCTGACGTTCCGATGACGATTTTGACTCCAGATTTTCAAATCCTAGACAGCAGCTTAGATCAACTCCAGGCCCGCAAGTCTCAATGGCCCAACGTGCCAATCCCAGCGCGAATTAGGATTATCCAGCAATTGATTCAGGGCATTACCGCAGTGGCTGAGGATTGGGCTAACACCAGTTGTCAGCTTAAAGGCATAGACCCCCATGGCAACCTGGCTGGAGAAGAGTGGACAACCGGCCCCGCGGCAATTCTGATTCAGCTCCAACAGTTAATTGTCACCCTCCAGGCCGAGGGCCAACCCCAACCTCCCCAATGGCGCACCGGCCCCCAAGGTCAGGATATTGCCCAAGTCTTACCGGCCAATTGGCAAGAGAAGTTTATTTGGTTTGGCTATCGGGCTGAAGTTTGGTTAGAGCCGGGCAAACCTCGGACTCAGGGGAAAATTTATCGCCAACCACCGGGGCCGGGGGGAGTAGCCTTAGTTTTGGGGGCCGGGAATATTAGCTCCATTGCCCCGTTAGATGTCCTGTATAAACTCTTCGCCGAAAACCAAGTTGTGATTCTGAAAATGAATCCCTTAAATGCAGCCTTGGGGCCATATCTGGAACGGGCCTGGCGGGCGTTGATCGAGGCCGGGTATCTGGCCATTGTCTATGGGGGGGCAGAAGTTGGGGACTATCTGTGTCAGCATCCCAGTGTTGAGTCCGTCCATATTACCGGTTCCCAGGCCACCCATGATCTGATTGTTTGGGGGAAAACAAAAGCCGAACAAACGGAAAATAAACAAAACCAAACCCCCCGCCTCCAAAAAACCATTACCTCCGAATTGGGCAATATTACCCCAGTGGTGCTTATCCCCGGGCAATGGTCAGCCTCCGAGTTGGAGTTCCAGGCCCGGCAAGTCGTGAGTTTATTAACCCATAATGCCAGTTTTAATTGTGTCGGCGCGCAAGTTTTGGTCATCAGTCAGGCCTGGCCCCAAAAACAGGAATTCCTGAGTCGCATCCAGCAAATTTTGGCCCAAACCCCGCAACGCAAGGCCTATTATCCTGGGGCCAAAGAACGTTATCACCACTTTTTAAGCCACTATCCCCAGGCCAAGGTGATCACCAGTCCTAGCAATGGGTTAACCCCAGACGAGGCAATTCCTTGGACGCTCATTCCCAATATTCCCGATCAGGCCGGGGAGTTTTTCCTAGAGCAGGAAGTTTTTTGTGGAATCTTAGGAATTGTTGCCCTCAATGCTGCTGATACTCCCACTTTTCTCCAGTTAATGGTGGACTGTCTGAATCAACGGGTTCAAGGCACCTTAGGATGTAACTTAATCATTGATCCGCGGACAGAAACGGAATATCAACCAGAATTTGACCAGGCCATTAGTGAGTTGGACTATGGCACGATTACGATTAATCTTTGGGCTGCCGTTGCCTTTTCTCTGGGAGTGACACCTTGGGGGGCTTTTCCAAAACATGACCTAGAAGCGGCTGGCTCTGGCCTGGGGTTTGTCCACAACACCTTTCTGTTTGACTATCCCCAGAAGTCAGTGATTCACGCCCCCTTTATGATTGTCCCGACCCCGGCCTGGTTTGTGGATCATCGTAATTTGTTAGCACTTTCAAAAGCTCTGGTTCATTACTATGCCAATCCCAACCTTGGGACAATTTTGCCGTTAATTTGGGCGGGATTATGGGGGTAGCTAAGAATACTTTAATGGTGGATCAATTTCCTAATTTTTCTGTTGGGCATAGAGTTGCTTGAATTTTTGTTGTTGCACCTTATGATCAACAATTTCCATCGGATAGTCACAGGCCTGGCGTTCTAAGGGACTGATTCTGCCGGTTAATAAATCTGCTGTCTCTACACCTCTCAATTCTGGCAACCAGTGACGAATGTACTCCGCTTCAGCATCAAACTTCTGGGCCTGGGTATGGGGGTTAAAAATCCGCAGGGGTTTGGGATCCATCCCACTGGAAGCACTCCACTGCCAGCCGCCATTATTGGCCGATAAATCCCCGTCAATCAACCGTTGCATGAAGTATTTCTCGCCCCATTGAGGATTGATGATCAAATCTTTAGTCAAAAAACTGGCCACAATCATCCGACAGCGGTTATGCATCCAGCCGGTTTGGTTGAGTTGCCGCATGGCCGCATCCACGATTGGAAAGCCCGTTCTGCCCTCACACCAGGCCTGGAAATGGTCTTGATTATTGCTCCAGGGAAAATTCTGAAAGGGTTGCCGATAGGGGCCTTGTTCTAGTTCTGGAAAGGCATACATAACGTGTTGATAAAACTCCCGCCAGGCCAATTCCTGTTGCCATGTCCGAATTGCGCCTAAGGCTTCTTCACTGCGGGCCTGGGCTTGGGCTTCCCTACTTGCGGTCCAAATGTCTCGAATC includes:
- a CDS encoding thiol-disulfide oxidoreductase DCC family protein, coding for MTATTPPLAPSITLPAVVIYDGNCNFCVTFVKLLEQWDQGQRFVYVPMQDEATLAQWHITPAACQAGMILLDPAHPQAYVQGSAAAEEITRLLPGGNGLIAAYRNWATLKGLGDATYATLRDHRYAWFGGRSQTYRSPYPAPACGGNCSPITAVSSGPDQPSPSPTSPQPFDDELPPE
- a CDS encoding YggT family protein gives rise to the protein MQPLEWINLGLGLVLGLLTLLFILRIVLTWYPQANLGQFPFNWVATPTEPFLVPTRKIIPPIGGVDISPVIWVAIISLLRELLVGEQGLLYLLWR
- the clpS gene encoding ATP-dependent Clp protease adapter ClpS; the encoded protein is MSVQTIEKTSTVRKLAPRYRVLLHNDDFNSMEHVVETLLKTVPSLTQPQAVDIMMEAHTNGVALVITCALEHAEFYCEALKMAGLTSTIEPDE
- a CDS encoding Fe(3+) ABC transporter substrate-binding protein, which codes for MDKLTRRGVLGLGAAATAYLAHELYRGGSGWDEADAANPQIAQANRVLNLYSARHYDTDKALYTGFTQATGIRVNVIEAEADALIERIRNEGANSPADVLMTVDAGRLWRAQEQGVFQPIQSAVLNRAVPANLRDPQGNWYGLSRRARVLIYNKARVKPSQLSTYEALVNPQWRKQVLTRSSSNVYSQSLTGALIAIHGVPKVESWAKGLVANFARSPQGGDTDQIRAVAAGIGSVAIANHYYLVRLMESSKSEDRDVAAKVGLFFPNQKAQGTHVNICGAGVAKGAPNRAAAIRFLEYLVSPKAQAMFAQGNFEFPVVRGVPLYPAVAKLGNFKAETVSAAVFGRNNPEALRLMDRAGWR
- a CDS encoding ankyrin repeat domain-containing protein, which encodes MAASVPSQSVLESLIIALENDNSGAVADALGTGLDPNSVNAEGIPLLALAAEVGAVESVKLLLAAGATVDQGDGDHWTPLMAAAGGNYLEIVELLLGAGADVNAQTSFGLTPLMAAAAKGQLATTEFLLKAGANLGARDQNSWTALVWALEAGHTEVVQALKAARAKLVG
- a CDS encoding glycogen debranching protein; this translates as MEQLSDTTIWVCEQLDPSGLLYACIACCDQAQGEECQHSFEENLTPEQKSAGWLTRLRTVKTWDDVPASALKLS
- a CDS encoding aldehyde dehydrogenase family protein; the encoded protein is MTILTPDFQILDSSLDQLQARKSQWPNVPIPARIRIIQQLIQGITAVAEDWANTSCQLKGIDPHGNLAGEEWTTGPAAILIQLQQLIVTLQAEGQPQPPQWRTGPQGQDIAQVLPANWQEKFIWFGYRAEVWLEPGKPRTQGKIYRQPPGPGGVALVLGAGNISSIAPLDVLYKLFAENQVVILKMNPLNAALGPYLERAWRALIEAGYLAIVYGGAEVGDYLCQHPSVESVHITGSQATHDLIVWGKTKAEQTENKQNQTPRLQKTITSELGNITPVVLIPGQWSASELEFQARQVVSLLTHNASFNCVGAQVLVISQAWPQKQEFLSRIQQILAQTPQRKAYYPGAKERYHHFLSHYPQAKVITSPSNGLTPDEAIPWTLIPNIPDQAGEFFLEQEVFCGILGIVALNAADTPTFLQLMVDCLNQRVQGTLGCNLIIDPRTETEYQPEFDQAISELDYGTITINLWAAVAFSLGVTPWGAFPKHDLEAAGSGLGFVHNTFLFDYPQKSVIHAPFMIVPTPAWFVDHRNLLALSKALVHYYANPNLGTILPLIWAGLWG
- a CDS encoding mechanosensitive ion channel domain-containing protein, which produces MIAVNFRFFLILALIPLLVAAKKSDVTTNWMAVFADLLLMTGLVGVAVALDRLVLGRGWQSLERLLIQKIHPNQRAWLKFGSGLLRQAGRIILWIALVTTIIRLSVALQPLEQPLGNLVSWAGLEISLLFNRPLLDLGRNKISLGFLVLLIVLSVAVFFTSHWLSEWFKRSVLRGLEVERGAQETITRIISYCLTLIGLMILLQTAGLDLSSLTVVAGVLGIGIGFGLQNLASNFVSGLAILIEQPIKVGDFIEVDGLSGTVEKISIRSTVVRTNDSQFVIVPNNRFIERNVINWSYQSPESRLHIPVGVAYGSNTGQVTEALLNAARKDSRILLYPPPCVWFRGFGDNAYLFELLVWINRPQDAEPIRSALNFLIEQELQRQGIQIPFPQRDIYLHGLEGSSKNLTSAVQKLRNQAPETSPATPTRQHRELRNMLRKVSYFGQCTDQQLDLLIEQGKPRTYRTGTVIFRPGDPSHEIYLIISGSVEIRSERLNQSLATCHGGESFGDVTVLTGMARLSTVIAVESCNVFVINLQSLKNLLQEDPQLAESIANDLSARQQVLQELGFMSEDGNNDRPLPSFAWFRQRLQALFNV
- the thyD gene encoding thylakoid membrane protein ThyD, which encodes MKIAVTGGTGLVGTRLITRLQAQGDDCLLLTRDPVKATAQFPRVEVVAYTPQTSGAWQQAIAGCDAVINLAGEPLAQGRWTPARKQEILNSRQVGTAKLVEAIAQANPRPPVLISTSAIGYYGTSETATFTETSPAGQDFLASVCQAWEMEAAKVSALGTRLVILRFGIVLGLGGALGQMLPTFKLFAGGPIGSGRQWFSWIHQDDLVNIMLQALQDGQMAGIYNATAPTPQRMTDFCQTLGQVMGRPSWLPVPDFVLELLLGEAAQVVLEGQQVLPQRLQAVGFRFKFPDAQAALADILKEDA